The sequence below is a genomic window from Methylotuvimicrobium sp. KM2.
ATATCAATACCTTGAGATATATCCCTACCTAATATTCTGTCTTGACTCGGGCGGCTTTCAAGCAATGCCTCGCGAATATCGTCCGCTGACAGAAGTTCACCCTGTTGCCATAAAGATGCACGGAGTATGGTCGCTTGAAGCTCTCTTACATTACCAGGCCAACCGTAGTGCGTTATAAATTTTAGTGCGTTAGCAGAAAATTTTTTATGAATATACCCAGGAACATTAGCGGCATCATGGTTAACTTTTTCCAATAACTTTTTTGCAAGCAAAGGCAAATCACCTTGTCGCTCACGAAGCGATGGAAGGGTAATCATACCTACTGCCACTCGATAGAATAAATCTTCTCGAAATTTGCCCTCGGCAATATCGTCAATCAGGTTACGGTTAGTGGCATCAATAATGCGCACATCGACCAGTTTCTCAGTTGTAGAACCTACCGGAGTCAACGTTCCTTGTTGAAGCACCCGTAAAAGCCTTACCTGTGATTCCAACGGCAATTCGCCAAACTCGTCCAAGAATAAGGTGCCGCCATCAGCCTGCTCAAAATATCCTTTCTTTGATACATTCGCTCCAGTAAACGCACCCTTAGTATGGCCAAATAGCGTCGTATCTATTAGATCTTTTGGAATTGCACCACAATTTAATGTCAATAATGGCATGTCAGACCGGCGACTCGCATTATGAATTGCCTTGGCAAATAACTCTTTTCCCGTTCCGGTTTCGCCATAAATCAATACCGGAACGTCTCGTTGAGCAATAGTCGCCGCTTTCTGTTTCAAGGTTCCCATTATGCCAGATTGCGTCAATATGTCGGCAAATGCCGCCGTATCAGG
It includes:
- a CDS encoding sigma 54-interacting transcriptional regulator; amino-acid sequence: MPNQDSIQGKITGLTVLHFRGYLSIIYFIKLIKLLMKNRLLFSWIGNTDIRVAANPKRSGPLESILEASRYDVLYLIYDKPETEVASFLRHIEERFDVTITKNPVSLSDPTHFGDIYRAFDSMLDKAQSTYPKAEYTIQITSGTPAMTAVSILLGKAKYSTKFVQSSIEQGVSEPDLPFDIVADFLPALAKRTDAKFSNLFSGQAPDTAAFADILTQSGIMGTLKQKAATIAQRDVPVLIYGETGTGKELFAKAIHNASRRSDMPLLTLNCGAIPKDLIDTTLFGHTKGAFTGANVSKKGYFEQADGGTLFLDEFGELPLESQVRLLRVLQQGTLTPVGSTTEKLVDVRIIDATNRNLIDDIAEGKFREDLFYRVAVGMITLPSLRERQGDLPLLAKKLLEKVNHDAANVPGYIHKKFSANALKFITHYGWPGNVRELQATILRASLWQQGELLSADDIREALLESRPSQDRILGRDISQGIDINEIIKEVSTHYIERVLNENHGNKSKAAAMLGLKNYQTLNNWIEKYDVK